From Thermonema lapsum, the proteins below share one genomic window:
- the dnaB gene encoding replicative DNA helicase, which translates to MLQKERIQSLPQAIEVEEAVLGALLFEKEAIVDVADILTPESFYRPQHQEIYRAIEQLFKEGHPIDIIAVTDVLRKAGKLEMVGGPVYLGELTTKINSAANLEYHARILSEYALKRDLIRISEEIQQKAIENKTDVFELLDYAEHSFFKVSEKNIRRNYLDIQSVIQQSLRELANKKDMNDGLTGVPTGFTELDRYTAGWQKSDLIIIAARPGMGKTAFILSALRNAAVDFNLPVAVFSLEMSAVQLINRLIAAEAEISSTQLKQGKLSEAEWSRMHQRIAKLEQSKIFIDDTPALSVLELRAKARRLKAQHNIQLIAVDYLQLMSGGEQGNKGNREQEIAYISRSLKNIAKELDIPVIALSQLSRAVEQRGGDKRPQLSDLRESGSIEQDADLVLFLYRPEYYGITEDEEGNPTAGVGEVIIAKHRNGALGSVRLRYINEFTKFTNLDNFNLGAFAHEPAFVDHVQPFTQRAQTIRVQSRLNEDLEDDSSPDNKQLPPTDPFDDMPPF; encoded by the coding sequence ATGCTTCAAAAAGAGCGCATACAATCGCTTCCACAAGCTATAGAAGTGGAAGAAGCGGTGTTGGGCGCTTTGCTGTTTGAAAAAGAGGCTATTGTAGATGTAGCTGATATCCTCACACCCGAGAGCTTCTACCGTCCACAACACCAAGAGATATATCGGGCTATTGAGCAGCTTTTCAAAGAAGGGCACCCTATTGACATCATAGCCGTCACCGACGTACTGCGCAAGGCAGGAAAGCTGGAAATGGTAGGGGGTCCTGTTTACTTGGGTGAACTCACCACCAAAATCAACTCGGCTGCCAACCTCGAATATCATGCCCGCATCCTCAGCGAATACGCACTAAAACGCGACTTGATTCGCATCTCGGAAGAGATTCAGCAAAAAGCCATAGAAAACAAAACCGATGTGTTTGAGTTGCTCGATTATGCCGAACACTCGTTTTTCAAGGTGTCGGAAAAAAACATACGACGCAACTACTTAGACATACAGAGCGTAATACAACAGTCGTTGCGCGAGCTTGCCAATAAAAAAGACATGAACGACGGGCTCACAGGCGTGCCTACCGGATTCACAGAACTAGACCGCTACACCGCCGGCTGGCAGAAGTCCGACTTGATTATCATTGCTGCACGCCCGGGGATGGGTAAAACGGCTTTCATCCTTTCGGCACTGCGCAATGCAGCTGTGGATTTCAACCTGCCCGTAGCAGTATTTTCTTTGGAGATGTCTGCTGTGCAGCTTATCAACCGTTTAATTGCAGCCGAAGCCGAAATAAGCAGCACACAGCTCAAACAGGGTAAGTTGAGCGAAGCCGAATGGAGCCGTATGCACCAGCGCATTGCCAAACTGGAGCAATCCAAAATATTTATTGACGACACCCCCGCTCTCTCGGTATTGGAGCTGCGCGCCAAAGCGCGACGCCTCAAAGCCCAACACAACATCCAGTTGATTGCCGTGGACTACCTGCAGTTGATGAGTGGTGGCGAGCAAGGCAACAAAGGCAACCGCGAACAAGAAATTGCCTACATTTCCCGCTCGCTGAAAAACATAGCCAAAGAGCTGGATATTCCAGTAATTGCGCTGTCGCAGCTGTCGCGCGCCGTGGAGCAACGTGGTGGCGACAAACGCCCTCAGCTCTCCGATTTACGCGAATCGGGCTCTATTGAGCAAGACGCCGACCTAGTACTCTTTCTTTATCGCCCCGAATACTATGGCATCACCGAAGACGAAGAGGGCAATCCTACGGCAGGTGTGGGTGAGGTGATTATTGCCAAGCACAGGAATGGAGCGCTGGGCAGCGTTCGTTTGCGTTATATCAACGAGTTCACCAAATTCACCAACCTCGACAACTTCAATCTGGGGGCTTTTGCTCATGAACCTGCTTTCGTAGACCACGTGCAGCCCTTCACACAAAGAGCGCAGACAATACGGGTACAAAGCCGCCTGAACGAAGATTTGGAAGACGATTCCTCACCCGACAACAAGCAACTACCACCAACCGACCCTTTTGACGACATGCCACCATTCTAA